The following are encoded in a window of Roseivirga misakiensis genomic DNA:
- the pyrF gene encoding orotidine-5'-phosphate decarboxylase has protein sequence MNRQELFEQIQKKSSYLCVGLDTDIEKIPSHLLKEEDPIFAFNKQIIDTTAEYAVAYKPNIAFYEAHGIAGWESLQKTIEYIPEDIFIVADAKRGDIGNTSKMYAKAFFEQMNCDSITVAPYMGEDSVKPFLAFEDKWVILLALTSNAGGKDFQNLELTQGGELYEEVLRKSQEWGTHDQLMYVVGATRAEALINIRQIVPDHFLLVPGVGAQGGSLEEVSKYGMNSTCGLLVNSSRGIIYADDTSNFATVAGEKARELQQQMTDYLNKFL, from the coding sequence ATGAATCGACAAGAGCTCTTTGAGCAAATTCAGAAAAAGTCGTCCTATCTATGTGTTGGCTTAGATACTGACATAGAAAAAATCCCTTCCCATCTCTTAAAAGAAGAAGACCCAATCTTCGCTTTTAATAAACAAATAATTGATACTACAGCCGAGTATGCGGTAGCTTATAAGCCCAATATTGCGTTTTATGAAGCGCATGGGATTGCTGGTTGGGAAAGTTTACAAAAAACTATCGAGTACATCCCAGAAGATATCTTCATCGTAGCAGATGCTAAAAGAGGAGATATTGGTAATACGTCTAAGATGTATGCCAAGGCATTTTTTGAGCAAATGAACTGTGACTCTATTACAGTTGCGCCTTATATGGGAGAAGACTCTGTAAAACCCTTCTTAGCTTTTGAAGATAAGTGGGTCATCTTGCTTGCTCTTACGTCTAATGCTGGTGGAAAGGACTTTCAAAACTTGGAGTTAACCCAAGGTGGAGAACTTTATGAAGAAGTACTTAGAAAGAGCCAAGAGTGGGGGACACACGATCAACTCATGTATGTGGTTGGAGCTACCCGTGCTGAAGCCTTGATTAATATACGACAGATTGTACCAGATCATTTTCTCCTAGTTCCTGGTGTAGGTGCTCAAGGCGGTAGTTTAGAGGAAGTTTCAAAGTATGGAATGAATAGCACTTGTGGTTTACTCGTTAATTCTTCCCGAGGCATAATATATGCCGACGATACTTCAAACTTTGCGACAGTTGCAGGCGAAAAAGCCCGTGAACTACAGCAGCAAATGACCGATTATTTAAATAAATTTCTATAA
- a CDS encoding MarC family protein encodes MLSFKAILSVTLILFSVIDILGSTPVIIDLRKKNGHIQSGKATLAAGILMILFLFIGDNLLGLFGVDVGSFAIAGSIVMFIIGLEMILGRNFFKNDPSASGSSSIVPIAFPLIAGAGTLTTIISIRAEYAELDILVGIVVNLIFVYAVLKSTNWLERKIGDAGLGVLQKVFGIILLSIAIKLFKDNIINL; translated from the coding sequence ATGCTTAGTTTTAAAGCTATTCTTTCAGTTACGTTGATCCTTTTCTCAGTGATCGACATACTTGGTTCTACTCCTGTAATCATTGATTTAAGGAAGAAAAACGGACATATTCAGTCAGGAAAAGCAACTTTAGCCGCTGGAATTCTAATGATTCTATTCCTCTTCATTGGCGACAACCTTTTGGGATTATTTGGGGTTGATGTAGGCTCTTTTGCCATAGCTGGATCGATTGTAATGTTCATTATTGGGCTTGAAATGATTTTAGGGAGAAACTTTTTTAAAAATGACCCAAGTGCCTCAGGTAGTTCATCTATCGTACCGATCGCTTTCCCGCTAATTGCAGGTGCAGGAACACTAACTACCATTATTTCCATTCGCGCAGAATATGCCGAACTGGATATACTTGTCGGCATTGTAGTGAACTTGATTTTTGTCTACGCTGTGTTAAAATCTACCAACTGGTTAGAGAGAAAAATTGGTGATGCCGGATTAGGCGTGCTTCAAAAAGTATTTGGGATTATATTACTCTCCATTGCCATTAAATTATTCAAAGACAACATCATTAACCTATGA
- the rnhA gene encoding ribonuclease HI, whose translation MIVIYTDGSSRGNPGPGGYGAVMKYKEHRKELSQGYRKTTNNRMELLAVIIGLESLKVEQAKVKVYSDSKYVIDSVEKGWLWNWIKKDFKGKKNKDLWLRFAEVYKKHRVTFQWVKGHAGIEENERCDQLAVEAADGGNHLIDEGFESGLYS comes from the coding sequence ATGATAGTAATTTACACCGATGGCTCTTCGAGAGGAAATCCTGGCCCTGGAGGCTATGGAGCAGTGATGAAATACAAAGAACACCGGAAAGAACTCTCCCAAGGTTATCGTAAAACGACTAACAACCGCATGGAGCTCCTGGCAGTCATCATAGGCTTGGAAAGTTTGAAAGTAGAACAAGCCAAGGTGAAGGTGTATTCTGATTCTAAGTACGTGATTGATTCGGTAGAGAAAGGTTGGCTTTGGAACTGGATCAAGAAAGACTTCAAAGGAAAGAAGAACAAAGATCTTTGGTTACGTTTTGCAGAAGTGTATAAAAAGCATCGGGTTACATTTCAATGGGTGAAAGGTCACGCTGGAATTGAAGAAAACGAGCGTTGCGATCAACTGGCTGTAGAGGCTGCCGACGGCGGCAATCATCTTATTGACGAAGGCTTTGAGTCTGGACTTTATTCCTAA
- the aroQ gene encoding type II 3-dehydroquinate dehydratase has translation MKIIIINGPNLNLLGTREKSIYGDESFEGYLEKLKGTFTEVDLSYYQSNVEGELINKLHEVGFDYDGIIFNGGGYTHTSVAISDAIAAIKTPVVEVHISNIHAREEFRHLSLITKECAGMITGFGLKGYEMALGYLTSKT, from the coding sequence ATGAAGATAATCATCATTAACGGACCCAATCTTAACCTACTCGGTACTCGAGAGAAAAGTATTTATGGTGATGAATCATTCGAGGGATATTTAGAAAAACTTAAGGGTACTTTTACAGAAGTTGACCTCTCCTACTACCAAAGCAATGTTGAGGGCGAACTCATCAATAAGCTTCACGAAGTTGGGTTTGACTATGACGGAATCATCTTTAATGGTGGCGGTTATACGCACACCTCTGTAGCAATATCTGACGCCATAGCGGCCATAAAAACACCTGTAGTCGAAGTTCATATTTCGAATATCCATGCGCGAGAAGAATTCAGACACCTGAGCCTTATTACTAAGGAATGTGCAGGTATGATTACTGGATTTGGGCTAAAAGGCTATGAAATGGCCCTAGGTTACCTAACCTCAAAAACTTAA
- the corA gene encoding magnesium/cobalt transporter CorA, with product MKYLSRTERWFTKGKKKAEESNSADQLNQMPGSLIYTGDQHIDEVKLELIQFNESEFDQSTITPSALSEVVKPDKIAWLNVVGLHDTEVIKLIGEEFNIHNLVLEDVLDVNQRPIFDEHEDHYLFATKMLRNTSGKVIKEQLSIVVGDCIIITFQEKEGDIFDGVRNRLKKSKGRIRTRKSDYLGYALLDVVIDHYLAIIEIYGEVVNEQEILLLDEVNKEILTDINLVKKEVNLLRRYVRPLKDAIIALNKSDSDLIEKKTRPFLKDLLEHTTYVAESIEVYRETINDNLNTYHTHMTNKLNDVLKVLTVFSVIFIPLTFLAGIYGMNFEFIPELSYRYAYPIFWAVIVTVAVGMILYFKRKRWL from the coding sequence TTGAAATACCTTTCCCGCACAGAACGCTGGTTTACAAAGGGCAAAAAGAAGGCTGAGGAATCAAATTCAGCCGACCAGCTTAATCAAATGCCTGGTTCCCTGATTTATACAGGTGATCAGCATATAGATGAAGTCAAGTTAGAACTTATTCAATTCAACGAATCAGAATTTGATCAAAGTACTATTACACCATCAGCATTATCGGAAGTAGTTAAGCCAGATAAAATTGCCTGGCTAAATGTTGTTGGCCTGCACGATACCGAAGTGATTAAACTGATTGGCGAAGAGTTCAACATTCACAACTTAGTTTTAGAAGATGTATTAGACGTTAACCAACGCCCTATTTTCGACGAACACGAGGACCACTATTTGTTTGCCACTAAAATGCTCAGAAACACGAGTGGCAAGGTGATCAAAGAACAATTGAGCATCGTTGTTGGCGATTGTATTATTATCACTTTCCAAGAAAAAGAGGGTGATATATTTGACGGTGTTCGAAATAGACTTAAAAAGTCCAAAGGACGAATCAGAACTAGAAAATCAGACTATTTAGGCTATGCTTTACTCGATGTAGTAATTGACCATTACCTCGCGATCATTGAAATTTATGGCGAGGTAGTTAATGAGCAGGAAATATTGCTTTTGGATGAAGTAAACAAGGAAATACTAACGGATATAAACTTAGTCAAGAAAGAAGTTAACCTTTTAAGAAGGTATGTAAGACCATTAAAGGATGCGATAATCGCCTTAAACAAGTCTGATTCAGATTTGATAGAAAAGAAGACACGTCCTTTCTTGAAAGACTTACTAGAACACACCACTTATGTAGCAGAAAGTATTGAGGTATACAGGGAAACGATCAATGACAACCTGAACACATATCATACTCATATGACAAACAAGCTAAATGATGTGTTGAAGGTACTTACGGTGTTCTCGGTGATATTTATACCGCTTACTTTTTTAGCTGGTATTTATGGAATGAACTTCGAATTTATTCCGGAATTAAGCTACCGATATGCCTACCCAATTTTCTGGGCAGTAATAGTAACGGTCGCAGTCGGCATGATTTTATACTTCAAACGGAAGCGTTGGCTTTAA
- a CDS encoding FtsK/SpoIIIE family DNA translocase, with translation MAKNTYKSNTFKSSSKAKRPKKKLSFSLNIPFLKDRRFLLSVGFFLLLSAVFIFLACVSYLFTGKVDQSVVEAFFSQDETVKSLGQEAANWMKLVGALVSHKLIFSWFGISAFLIPPLLFIFGYRIVWGKALVKLSRAVAFVSFFLIWLSLLMGSMIKGDTSVSEWSFYSGGLGYELSIFFDNLLGFGTILFLAFTLLVFVIFFFNITEILSLKKSSVEDAVAGTDEASDVIPTVDIANDSTTELNEAVAEESVDPEEELKEWVVSLKEEKEQEKATEAPETPVMVEETIELDATPPQPIEKKPEKELELEVEPINQPIAKPAEKGPSFEVEINEAAEELVKKAGHYDPTLDLPKFKFPSIDSLKEYSTGKISVTKEELQANKDKIVETLTNFKIGISSIKATIGPTVTLYEIVPEAGVKISKIKNLEDDIALSLAALGIRIIAPIPGKGTIGIEVPNKNKEMVSMKSVISTDKFMNSDMALPVALGKTISNDVFITDLAKMPHLLMAGATGQGKSVGLNVILASLLYKKHPSQLKFVLVDPKKVELTLFNKIERHYLAKLPDNEEPIITDTKKVVNTLNSLCIEMDQRYDLLKDAACRNIKEYNQKFIDRKLNPEKGHKFLPYIVLVIDELADLMMTAGKEVETPIARLAQLARAIGIHLVVATQRPSVNVITGIIKANFPARLSFRVTSKVDSRTILDAGGADQLIGQGDMLLSLGSDVIRLQCAFVDTPEVDEICDFIGSQKGYESAYLLPEFTGDEGDSGKADVDLADRDALFEEAAKLIVMHQQGSTSLIQRKLKLGYNRAGRLIDQLEAAGIVGPFEGSKARQVLIPDEYSLEQLLNTLDDN, from the coding sequence ATGGCCAAAAACACGTATAAGTCCAATACATTCAAGTCTAGTAGCAAAGCAAAAAGGCCCAAGAAGAAACTATCTTTCAGTTTAAATATCCCTTTTTTAAAAGATCGACGTTTTTTGCTCTCAGTCGGGTTCTTTTTATTGTTATCTGCGGTATTCATTTTTCTAGCCTGTGTTAGTTATCTATTTACCGGAAAAGTAGACCAAAGTGTAGTAGAAGCTTTTTTTAGCCAAGATGAAACCGTAAAATCACTAGGACAAGAAGCGGCCAACTGGATGAAGCTAGTGGGTGCCTTAGTTTCGCATAAACTAATATTTTCTTGGTTTGGTATTTCTGCTTTTTTGATACCACCTCTCTTATTCATTTTTGGTTATCGAATAGTCTGGGGAAAAGCTTTAGTGAAACTCTCAAGGGCTGTTGCCTTTGTGTCGTTCTTCCTGATTTGGTTAAGCCTTTTGATGGGTTCGATGATAAAAGGAGATACTTCGGTATCAGAGTGGAGCTTTTATAGTGGCGGTTTAGGCTATGAACTTTCAATTTTCTTTGACAATTTATTAGGCTTCGGAACAATCCTATTCCTAGCATTCACCTTACTGGTTTTTGTAATTTTCTTCTTCAACATCACCGAAATCTTATCCCTCAAGAAATCCTCGGTAGAAGATGCTGTCGCAGGTACCGACGAAGCGTCCGACGTTATACCAACAGTGGATATAGCCAATGATAGCACAACTGAGCTGAATGAAGCAGTAGCAGAAGAATCAGTTGATCCTGAAGAAGAGCTGAAAGAATGGGTTGTTTCTTTGAAAGAGGAAAAAGAGCAAGAGAAGGCGACTGAGGCTCCGGAAACACCAGTTATGGTTGAAGAAACCATCGAATTGGATGCTACACCACCCCAACCAATTGAAAAGAAGCCCGAGAAGGAGTTGGAATTAGAAGTTGAGCCAATTAACCAACCAATCGCCAAGCCAGCGGAAAAAGGGCCAAGTTTTGAGGTTGAGATAAATGAAGCAGCTGAAGAGCTAGTGAAAAAGGCAGGTCACTACGACCCAACTTTGGATTTGCCGAAGTTTAAGTTTCCGAGTATCGACTCCTTGAAAGAGTACTCTACTGGTAAGATTTCGGTAACCAAGGAGGAACTTCAAGCCAACAAAGACAAAATCGTAGAGACCCTAACCAATTTTAAGATTGGTATTTCTAGCATTAAAGCGACAATTGGCCCAACAGTTACCTTGTATGAGATTGTACCTGAAGCGGGTGTTAAAATCTCGAAGATTAAGAATTTGGAAGATGATATAGCCTTGAGTTTAGCAGCGCTTGGGATTAGGATCATCGCGCCGATCCCTGGTAAGGGAACAATCGGTATAGAGGTGCCGAATAAGAATAAGGAAATGGTTTCCATGAAATCGGTTATATCTACCGATAAATTCATGAATTCGGATATGGCGTTACCCGTGGCTCTAGGGAAGACCATTTCAAATGATGTGTTTATCACAGACTTGGCCAAAATGCCTCATTTACTAATGGCCGGTGCTACTGGTCAAGGTAAATCTGTCGGGTTAAATGTGATTTTGGCTTCGCTGCTTTATAAGAAGCATCCATCGCAACTCAAATTTGTACTGGTTGATCCTAAAAAGGTAGAATTAACCCTATTCAATAAAATTGAGCGACATTATTTGGCAAAGCTTCCTGATAATGAAGAGCCCATCATTACAGACACTAAAAAGGTTGTCAATACCCTGAACTCTCTGTGTATTGAGATGGATCAGCGTTATGATCTATTGAAAGATGCAGCGTGTAGGAACATAAAAGAATACAACCAGAAATTCATCGATAGAAAGTTGAATCCTGAAAAAGGACACAAATTCTTGCCTTACATCGTCTTAGTGATAGATGAGCTGGCAGATTTGATGATGACAGCTGGAAAAGAGGTGGAAACACCAATTGCAAGGTTGGCCCAGTTGGCCCGTGCTATTGGTATTCATTTAGTAGTTGCCACGCAGCGGCCTTCCGTGAATGTTATTACAGGTATTATTAAAGCCAACTTCCCAGCACGATTATCGTTTAGGGTAACGTCCAAAGTGGATTCTAGAACAATTCTAGATGCTGGAGGTGCCGATCAGCTGATTGGGCAGGGTGATATGTTGCTTTCTTTAGGTTCCGATGTCATAAGATTGCAATGTGCATTTGTAGATACGCCAGAAGTAGACGAAATTTGCGACTTCATTGGGTCGCAGAAAGGCTATGAATCCGCGTATCTATTGCCAGAATTTACTGGTGATGAAGGAGATAGCGGCAAGGCCGATGTAGATTTGGCAGATCGAGATGCGCTGTTTGAAGAAGCAGCCAAATTGATCGTAATGCATCAGCAAGGTAGTACAAGTTTGATTCAGCGAAAATTGAAGTTGGGCTACAATAGAGCTGGTCGACTTATTGATCAATTGGAAGCTGCAGGAATTGTTGGCCCATTTGAAGGAAGTAAAGCACGTCAGGTACTCATACCTGACGAATATAGTTTGGAACAGTTATTGAATACTCTGGACGATAATTGA
- a CDS encoding quinone-dependent dihydroorotate dehydrogenase gives MYKSIIRPFLFTKNAESAHYFAFRWIKRLFKFPGARSIAEGLYDYNAPSLVSECFGLEFKNPVGLAAGFDKDAKISDELSSFGFGFIEIGTITPKPQEGNPKPRLFRLPDDKSLINRMGFNNEGLDAAIERLKHRKSDVLIGGNIGKNKVTPNEEAVNDYLTCFNGLHPYVDYFVVNVSSPNTPNLRALQEKEPLKHILNSLQEAGKSFSDHKPILLKIAPDLSEDQLMDIVEIVNETGIAGVIATNTTISRSGLKTPSQTIEEIGAGGLSGKAVKNRSTEVISFLHKKSNGSFPIIGVGGIQTAEDAIEKLKAGASLVQVYTGFIYEGPGMVKRINKGVAQWKENGQ, from the coding sequence TTGTACAAGAGTATCATTCGCCCCTTCCTGTTTACGAAAAATGCAGAATCAGCTCATTATTTTGCCTTTCGTTGGATTAAAAGACTATTTAAATTTCCAGGCGCTCGGTCAATCGCCGAAGGTTTATATGACTACAACGCCCCAAGCTTAGTTTCGGAGTGTTTTGGTCTAGAATTTAAGAACCCCGTGGGATTAGCGGCTGGCTTTGATAAAGATGCTAAAATATCTGATGAGCTATCATCTTTCGGTTTTGGGTTCATAGAAATTGGTACAATTACACCAAAACCTCAAGAGGGCAACCCAAAACCAAGGCTTTTTAGATTGCCAGATGATAAAAGCTTGATTAACCGAATGGGCTTCAATAATGAAGGCCTAGATGCCGCGATAGAGCGTTTAAAGCATCGAAAATCAGATGTGTTAATTGGAGGAAACATCGGTAAAAACAAAGTGACGCCAAATGAAGAGGCGGTTAATGATTACCTGACTTGTTTCAATGGACTTCATCCGTATGTGGATTATTTTGTGGTAAACGTAAGTTCGCCCAATACACCCAACCTAAGAGCTCTTCAAGAAAAAGAACCTCTAAAGCATATTTTAAATAGCCTTCAAGAAGCAGGCAAGAGCTTTTCAGACCATAAGCCGATTTTATTAAAAATAGCCCCAGATCTTTCAGAAGATCAATTGATGGATATCGTAGAGATTGTTAACGAAACCGGTATTGCTGGAGTCATTGCTACCAACACTACGATTTCAAGGTCGGGTTTAAAAACTCCGAGCCAGACTATTGAGGAGATAGGGGCAGGTGGTTTAAGTGGCAAGGCAGTCAAGAATCGATCTACTGAGGTGATTTCCTTCTTACATAAAAAATCTAATGGTAGTTTTCCAATCATTGGTGTAGGAGGGATTCAAACGGCAGAAGATGCTATCGAAAAACTAAAAGCAGGGGCAAGCTTGGTACAAGTATACACTGGTTTTATTTACGAAGGACCTGGCATGGTAAAGCGAATAAATAAAGGTGTTGCCCAGTGGAAAGAAAACGGGCAGTGA
- a CDS encoding tRNA1(Val) (adenine(37)-N6)-methyltransferase gives MANTYFQFKQFRIEQDKAGMKVTTDGCLFGALIQPVPTGTILDVGTGTGLLSLMLAQKTSAQIEAIEIDESVAEQASHNFRTSPWAGQLKVHTTSLQAFNPSRKFDQIVCNPPFFKGNALGKSKVKNQAVHDHTLPMEILLKRCNDLLHDQGSLWLMYPPYEMSLFKEMALKVGFMEANSISIKNTEGTSAIRVVTAFSKKKESVKKDSSIVIKKADQQYTPEFIELLKPFYLHL, from the coding sequence TTGGCAAATACCTACTTTCAGTTCAAACAATTCCGAATAGAGCAAGATAAGGCCGGTATGAAGGTGACCACCGATGGTTGTCTTTTTGGCGCGCTGATCCAACCTGTACCAACAGGGACAATATTGGATGTAGGTACTGGAACAGGGCTATTATCCCTTATGCTGGCACAAAAAACTAGTGCCCAGATTGAAGCCATAGAAATAGACGAATCTGTGGCAGAACAAGCAAGCCATAATTTCAGGACTTCGCCTTGGGCAGGTCAATTAAAAGTGCACACTACTAGTCTACAAGCATTCAATCCTTCCAGAAAATTTGATCAGATCGTTTGTAACCCTCCATTTTTCAAAGGAAATGCACTCGGAAAATCAAAAGTCAAAAATCAGGCGGTGCATGACCATACCCTTCCAATGGAGATCCTCTTAAAAAGATGCAACGATCTACTTCATGATCAGGGATCGCTATGGCTTATGTACCCACCATATGAAATGAGCCTATTCAAAGAGATGGCTTTAAAGGTTGGGTTCATGGAAGCAAATAGTATCAGCATTAAAAACACAGAGGGAACCTCCGCTATACGCGTAGTGACTGCATTTAGTAAAAAAAAGGAGTCGGTAAAGAAGGATTCAAGTATTGTTATCAAGAAAGCAGACCAACAGTACACACCAGAATTTATTGAACTATTAAAACCATTTTACCTCCATTTATAA
- the xerD gene encoding site-specific tyrosine recombinase XerD has product MSWDIHIQEYENYLKLERSLSVNSVDAYIRDVVKFRQFLGIADKEDLDPLSVSIIELQDFIEWINDLGMSAFSQARIISGLKSFYKFLLYEGVLNVDPTELLEAPKLGRKLPDTLSVEEIDQLFEAIDHSTPEGTRNRAMLETLYSSGLRVSELVGLKTANVHFEVGFLRVFGKGSKERLVPIGKTALKHIQLYRETIRNHLDVKPGHESILFLNRRGRQLTRQMVFTIIRDLVARAGIQKTISPHTFRHSFATHLIEGGADLRAVQEMLGHESITTTEIYTHLDRDYLRQVIQEFHPRS; this is encoded by the coding sequence GTGTCTTGGGATATACATATACAGGAATATGAAAACTACTTAAAGTTAGAGCGTTCCTTGAGTGTCAATTCAGTTGATGCTTACATCCGTGATGTAGTTAAATTCAGGCAGTTTTTGGGTATAGCAGACAAAGAAGATTTAGACCCGTTGTCTGTTTCAATTATTGAATTACAGGATTTTATTGAATGGATCAACGACTTAGGAATGAGCGCTTTTTCTCAGGCTCGGATTATTTCTGGATTGAAATCGTTTTATAAATTTCTACTTTACGAAGGTGTGCTGAATGTAGACCCGACCGAATTGTTAGAGGCGCCGAAACTGGGTCGAAAGTTGCCAGATACGCTTAGCGTTGAGGAAATAGATCAGCTTTTCGAGGCTATCGATCACTCTACTCCTGAAGGAACAAGAAATCGAGCTATGCTTGAAACGCTTTATAGTTCTGGGTTAAGGGTCAGTGAATTGGTGGGTTTAAAAACAGCCAACGTACATTTTGAAGTGGGTTTCTTACGTGTATTTGGTAAAGGGAGTAAAGAAAGACTTGTCCCAATCGGTAAAACGGCGCTAAAGCACATCCAGCTCTACAGAGAAACAATCAGAAATCACTTAGATGTAAAACCTGGGCACGAAAGCATTCTATTTTTAAACAGAAGGGGCAGGCAACTGACCAGACAAATGGTGTTTACCATCATACGCGATCTTGTGGCAAGGGCTGGCATTCAAAAGACAATTAGCCCACATACATTCAGGCACTCATTTGCCACTCATTTAATTGAAGGTGGTGCTGATTTAAGGGCTGTGCAAGAAATGCTAGGGCACGAATCGATTACTACAACCGAAATCTATACCCATTTGGATCGTGATTATCTTCGTCAAGTGATTCAAGAATTTCACCCGAGAAGTTGA
- a CDS encoding LolA family protein, with the protein MKRIFYVMILVVISVTVKGQGEAKSILDKMSETYKAMPGYEIAFVQRVISESEVIERLSGSAAVAKEKFVLKFQDQHIYCNGPVLWTYLVETQELTISNFEPEEGAINPAKIYDIYKEGFNFEYKRLDEVNGEPVHVIELLSTDEDAPYPKILMYVGQKDSYLKAWDLVDYDDVISAFEVSSFKPNQTYNEKFFEFDEKANPVQHKEDLRNE; encoded by the coding sequence ATGAAGAGAATATTTTACGTGATGATTTTGGTGGTTATATCCGTAACCGTCAAAGGGCAAGGTGAAGCAAAATCTATCCTTGATAAAATGAGCGAGACATACAAGGCTATGCCAGGCTATGAAATCGCATTCGTACAAAGAGTAATCAGTGAGTCGGAAGTCATAGAAAGGCTGAGCGGTAGTGCTGCGGTGGCAAAAGAGAAGTTTGTACTTAAGTTTCAAGATCAGCATATCTATTGTAATGGCCCTGTTCTATGGACATACCTTGTCGAAACACAAGAACTAACGATCAGTAACTTTGAACCGGAAGAAGGAGCGATTAACCCAGCCAAGATTTACGACATCTACAAGGAAGGCTTTAATTTTGAGTATAAAAGACTGGACGAGGTAAATGGTGAGCCAGTACACGTGATCGAGTTGCTTTCAACCGATGAAGATGCTCCTTACCCTAAAATTTTGATGTATGTTGGACAAAAAGACTCTTATTTAAAAGCATGGGATTTAGTGGATTACGATGATGTAATATCTGCTTTTGAAGTCTCTAGTTTTAAACCTAATCAGACCTACAACGAAAAGTTTTTTGAGTTTGATGAAAAAGCTAATCCAGTTCAACATAAAGAGGATTTACGTAACGAATGA
- a CDS encoding mechanosensitive ion channel family protein produces the protein MKGVILWAGNDRHIILLSNFEAMKDILKAFELTSSQALNYTFFALAVLICAFILLKILRAFLNRYIRKSSDDLKVDPTQYKFLNNALGFIIYLGAIAFIFMVIPKLKTVGVTLFASAGIFAAIIGFASQAAFSNIISGIFIVIFKPFRVGDIVQVSNHSTGTVEDITLRHTVIRDFENKRLVIPNSVISAESIHNYNLIDEKVRNHIFYGISYDSDVDLAIKIIQEEAMAHKNFIDNRSQEEKDNGDPAVIVRLINFGDSSVNLRAQVWSKDPILAFELKTDINRTIKKRFDLEGIEIPFPHRTLVYKGQKEG, from the coding sequence TTGAAAGGAGTAATTCTTTGGGCAGGAAATGATCGGCATATTATCCTATTGAGTAATTTTGAAGCTATGAAAGATATTCTTAAAGCTTTCGAACTAACGAGCAGCCAGGCGCTCAACTATACTTTTTTTGCCTTAGCGGTATTGATATGTGCCTTTATTCTCCTTAAGATATTAAGGGCATTTTTGAACCGATATATTAGAAAGTCGAGTGATGACCTAAAGGTAGACCCCACGCAGTATAAGTTCTTGAATAACGCCCTTGGGTTCATTATTTACCTAGGAGCCATTGCATTTATCTTTATGGTAATCCCAAAGCTCAAGACGGTTGGGGTAACACTTTTTGCTAGTGCAGGTATCTTCGCGGCAATTATCGGTTTTGCATCGCAAGCAGCGTTTTCGAATATTATCAGCGGCATTTTTATTGTCATTTTCAAGCCTTTTCGCGTCGGTGATATTGTTCAGGTGAGTAACCACTCGACTGGTACAGTTGAAGATATAACGCTGCGTCATACAGTCATCAGAGACTTTGAAAATAAGCGATTGGTTATACCAAATTCGGTCATTAGTGCTGAGTCAATTCATAACTACAATTTGATTGACGAAAAAGTCAGGAATCATATCTTTTATGGTATAAGCTATGATTCTGATGTTGATCTAGCGATCAAAATAATTCAAGAAGAGGCTATGGCGCATAAAAACTTCATAGACAATAGAAGCCAAGAAGAAAAAGATAATGGTGACCCAGCTGTGATTGTCAGGCTAATCAACTTCGGCGATTCTAGTGTGAATTTAAGAGCGCAGGTTTGGTCGAAAGACCCAATTTTAGCTTTCGAATTAAAGACCGATATTAACAGGACAATCAAAAAACGATTCGACCTTGAAGGAATTGAAATACCTTTCCCGCACAGAACGCTGGTTTACAAAGGGCAAAAAGAAGGCTGA